A part of Acipenser ruthenus chromosome 12, fAciRut3.2 maternal haplotype, whole genome shotgun sequence genomic DNA contains:
- the LOC117417412 gene encoding large ribosomal subunit protein mL55-like, which translates to MTAPRIWRAAATARLIYSFIQKDLTRRFLPAACAFHTTSVEQDSNRTSIVRCGRQSYGRMYPVLLVRPDGSTITIRYKEPRRILMMPVDISTLSEAERKARLRKRDPKRGAAKRGQDEFEDDFRVDDYSKFWKKK; encoded by the exons ATGACAGCACCCAGGATCTGGCGAGCAGCAGCAACTGCGAGATTGATATACAG TTTTATACAAAAGGACCTCACCAGAAGGTTTTTGCCTGCTGCCTGTGCCTTCCATACCACTTCAGTTGAGCAGGATTCCAACAGAACGTCGATAGTGCGCTGTGGAAGGCAGAGTTATGGGAGAATGTACCCAGTCCTTCTGGTAAGACCAGATGGCTCCACTATCACCATCAGATACAAGGAGCCCAGGAGAATTCTCATG ATGCCAGTGGATATCTCCACGCTGTCGGAGGCGGAGAGGAAAGCCAGACTGCGCAAGAGAGATCCGAAGAGGGGGGCAGCCAAACGAGGGCAGGATGAGTTTGAGGATGACTTCAGAGTAGACGATTACAGCAAGTTCTGGAAGAAGAAGTAG